In Paenibacillus sp. FSL R7-0345, a single window of DNA contains:
- a CDS encoding histidine kinase: MRNPFHNAGLFRQLLYLIGLTFIIVLVSFAVSNKIAERTVEKKVADSADKIVLQVEETLANFFKDMDGISYSLLYSTILQNYLSSDDPLTKILMNPEIVAEFSSTLALKEEVMGIQLYNREGELATSVGKPFAPVQLRSVDEMKYELGASDQAGTTYYTISVPVYNLQNNRVLKDYRGMCVFFMDVKNFTSVLSKSKLTEHSRLFLTDDRDRIITGSDGPDARVLADVDQHSSGKTYIVLKKTLANGWRIVSDIPRAELLSELDLVKRLNVVAYAVISLVFLLFLLLFYFQLLRPIRALLEFVNTYARSGGQARFRNSYHNEIGVLGTSINHMLDSIVQLGNDVQNAQRKMYESELDRKQMEITAYRNQINPHFLYNTLESIRALSLYHKAGDIAEITASLSRLFRYSVKGDNFVTLREEVAHLHEYARIIDFRFRGKIRIAFEVEEGLYEVRTLKLLLQPLVENAVFHGLERKIEPGTVTVTLSRIHPDAIRAVVADDGAGFPQDKLEQLQSFLRQAELTGDYRTGPQDSGIGLANSFRRLKLFYGEQAALRIEAGPVQGTVVTLDFPVHISVDETKGALR, from the coding sequence ATGCGCAATCCATTTCACAATGCGGGCTTATTCAGGCAATTGCTCTATTTAATCGGCCTGACGTTTATTATCGTGCTTGTTTCTTTTGCTGTATCCAATAAAATTGCCGAGCGGACGGTGGAAAAGAAGGTTGCGGACTCGGCTGACAAAATTGTGCTGCAGGTGGAGGAGACACTGGCCAACTTTTTTAAGGACATGGACGGTATCTCTTACTCCCTGCTCTACAGCACGATCCTGCAAAATTATTTAAGCAGTGACGATCCGCTCACAAAGATTCTGATGAATCCGGAAATCGTTGCCGAGTTCTCCAGCACCCTTGCCCTGAAGGAGGAGGTTATGGGGATTCAGCTTTATAACCGGGAAGGGGAGCTCGCCACCAGTGTCGGTAAACCATTCGCTCCGGTCCAGCTGCGTTCGGTGGATGAAATGAAGTATGAGCTGGGCGCTTCTGATCAGGCCGGAACAACCTACTATACCATTTCAGTACCCGTGTACAATTTGCAGAATAACCGGGTGCTCAAGGACTACCGCGGGATGTGCGTATTTTTTATGGACGTCAAGAACTTCACCTCTGTCTTGAGCAAATCGAAGCTGACCGAACATTCACGCCTGTTCCTGACCGATGACCGGGACCGTATCATAACCGGCTCTGACGGGCCTGATGCCCGCGTCCTGGCAGATGTAGATCAGCATAGCTCCGGTAAAACGTATATTGTGCTCAAAAAAACACTGGCCAACGGCTGGAGGATTGTCAGTGACATCCCACGGGCAGAGCTGCTGTCCGAACTGGATCTGGTCAAACGGCTGAACGTCGTTGCCTATGCTGTTATTTCGCTGGTGTTCCTGCTGTTTCTGCTGCTGTTCTATTTCCAGCTGCTGCGGCCTATACGCGCTCTGCTGGAATTCGTTAATACTTATGCACGCAGTGGCGGACAGGCCAGATTCCGTAACAGCTACCATAATGAAATCGGTGTGCTCGGGACTAGCATCAACCATATGCTGGATTCCATTGTACAGCTGGGCAATGACGTACAGAATGCCCAGCGTAAAATGTATGAATCTGAGCTGGACCGCAAGCAGATGGAAATTACCGCTTACCGTAACCAGATCAACCCTCATTTTCTGTATAATACGCTGGAAAGCATCCGGGCCTTATCCCTTTACCACAAAGCAGGCGACATTGCTGAGATCACCGCATCCTTATCGAGACTGTTCAGATACTCCGTGAAGGGGGACAACTTTGTGACCCTCCGGGAAGAGGTCGCCCACCTGCACGAATACGCCCGGATTATTGACTTCCGGTTCAGGGGAAAGATCAGGATCGCTTTTGAGGTGGAAGAAGGCTTATACGAGGTGAGGACACTAAAGCTGCTGCTGCAGCCCTTAGTTGAAAACGCTGTCTTCCATGGCCTTGAGCGTAAAATCGAGCCCGGCACGGTTACTGTTACGCTGAGCCGGATTCATCCGGACGCCATACGGGCGGTTGTCGCTGATGACGGAGCTGGTTTCCCGCAGGACAAGCTGGAGCAACTCCAGTCCTTCCTGCGGCAGGCAGAGCTAACCGGCGATTACCGTACAGGACCGCAGGACTCCGGAATCGGCCTCGCTAACAGCTTCCGGCGGCTCAAGCTGTTTTATGGTGAACAGGCAGCACTCCGGATTGAAGCAGGACCGGTGCAGGGGACGGTTGTAACGCTGGATTTTCCCGTTCATATCTCCGTGGATGAGACGAAAGGAGCATTACGATGA
- a CDS encoding extracellular solute-binding protein, whose translation MNMNVCRGIAILLLTAVLAGCGPVDGNTAKSSGPDRFYLSIGATLIGELPPNNNAVEQAIEAYTDTELQIDWIPMSAYDDKLRLMIAAGELPKLVKLGYTPDYISTIRAGQFWELGPLLKDYPHLSVLDSEYYSNISVEGRIYGIPIVRDLGRATIQYRKDWFDKLGLKVPVTLEDWYTVVRAMTLEDPDGNGKQDTYGMVLDKRFNQDASSMLTRISVSQGGPNKWLVENGKFIPEFLTGTFYETMQLFRRLYAEKLINSDFVVIDNNETSRIYDSGRAGIQISGGNVQSWMDKLIKTVPDAKVDVAFLAGPAGSRLPGEPGNAGFFAVPKDSVKTLEEVRQILEFLDKLFEPPMQTVITRGIEGRHWSDQGDYAEITDRTLDLREVKPYRDLLPNLAEYQRSIKPVRQPELYQKNQQIGKMNREYTVENPALTLESDTYRERGKELETIILDAETKFIMGMIDEEGWRAELAKWQAAGGTQMCLEYELAYSSRAAE comes from the coding sequence ATGAACATGAATGTCTGCCGTGGTATAGCTATCCTGTTGTTGACGGCTGTTCTTGCCGGCTGCGGACCTGTGGATGGAAACACAGCCAAATCCTCCGGCCCGGATCGATTCTATCTTTCCATAGGCGCCACCTTGATCGGTGAGCTGCCGCCCAACAATAATGCAGTAGAGCAGGCTATCGAAGCTTATACGGACACCGAGCTGCAGATTGACTGGATTCCGATGTCTGCCTATGATGACAAGCTGAGGCTGATGATTGCAGCAGGAGAGCTTCCCAAGCTGGTTAAGCTGGGCTATACACCGGACTATATAAGCACGATCAGAGCCGGCCAATTCTGGGAGCTCGGGCCGCTTCTGAAGGATTACCCCCATTTATCAGTGCTGGACAGCGAGTACTACAGCAATATCTCGGTGGAAGGGCGGATCTATGGGATCCCCATTGTCCGTGATCTCGGCCGGGCGACCATCCAGTACCGCAAGGACTGGTTCGATAAGCTGGGCCTGAAGGTTCCGGTTACGCTGGAGGACTGGTACACTGTCGTGCGCGCGATGACCTTGGAGGACCCTGACGGGAACGGAAAGCAGGACACTTACGGCATGGTGCTGGATAAAAGATTCAACCAGGATGCCAGCTCGATGCTGACCCGGATTTCTGTATCCCAGGGCGGGCCGAACAAGTGGCTGGTGGAAAACGGCAAATTTATTCCCGAATTCCTGACCGGGACCTTTTATGAAACCATGCAACTATTCAGAAGGCTGTACGCGGAGAAGCTGATTAATTCTGATTTTGTAGTTATCGATAATAATGAAACCTCCAGAATCTATGATTCAGGTCGTGCAGGCATCCAGATCTCCGGAGGGAACGTCCAGAGCTGGATGGATAAATTAATCAAGACAGTGCCGGACGCGAAGGTGGATGTAGCCTTTCTTGCCGGACCAGCAGGCAGCCGTCTGCCGGGTGAGCCGGGCAATGCCGGATTCTTCGCAGTTCCCAAGGATTCTGTAAAAACACTGGAGGAGGTCAGGCAGATCCTCGAATTTCTCGACAAGCTGTTTGAGCCTCCGATGCAGACTGTAATTACAAGAGGAATTGAAGGCCGGCATTGGTCTGACCAGGGAGATTATGCCGAAATTACGGACCGCACGCTGGATCTGAGAGAGGTGAAGCCGTACCGGGATCTGCTGCCCAATCTGGCAGAGTATCAGCGTTCGATCAAGCCCGTCCGTCAGCCTGAGCTGTACCAGAAGAATCAGCAGATCGGCAAAATGAACAGGGAATATACCGTAGAGAATCCGGCCCTGACACTGGAGTCGGACACCTATAGAGAAAGAGGCAAGGAGCTGGAGACCATTATTCTGGATGCCGAGACCAAATTCATTATGGGCATGATTGATGAGGAGGGCTGGCGGGCGGAGCTGGCCAAGTGGCAGGCGGCAGGCGGCACTCAAATGTGTCTTGAATATGAGCTGGCCTACAGCAGCAGGGCGGCGGAATAA
- a CDS encoding sugar ABC transporter permease has translation MPGIKAPRGKAGTLLRDIIRDKWLYLMLLPGVIYFIIFKYVPMYGVSMAFMDYKPYTGFLGSPWVGFKHFERFFSEPQFGMLFRNTVILAVYNLVFFFPMPIILSLMLNEVRRAKFKNFVQTLIYIPHFVSWVVVVGIFYILLTTENGILNELLYRITGEKIAFLLEAEWFRTMIITQSIWKEIGWGTVIFLAALAGVDLQQYEAARIDGASRWRQLWHITLPAIRSTIIILFILRLGNFLDSGFEHIFLMITPTNREVGEVFDTYVYTKGMTQAQYSYSAAVGLFKSAVGLVLVLGSNWLAKKFGEEGVY, from the coding sequence ATGCCCGGCATTAAAGCCCCCAGAGGCAAGGCGGGTACCCTGCTGCGGGATATTATCCGGGACAAGTGGCTGTATCTGATGCTGCTGCCCGGTGTCATCTATTTCATTATCTTTAAGTACGTCCCGATGTACGGGGTATCGATGGCTTTTATGGATTATAAGCCGTACACCGGTTTTCTGGGCAGCCCTTGGGTGGGCTTCAAGCATTTTGAACGGTTTTTCTCGGAGCCGCAGTTCGGCATGCTGTTCCGCAATACGGTTATTCTGGCGGTCTACAATCTGGTGTTCTTTTTCCCGATGCCGATTATCCTCTCTCTTATGCTTAATGAGGTTAGAAGGGCTAAATTCAAAAATTTCGTGCAGACCCTGATCTACATTCCGCACTTTGTATCCTGGGTCGTGGTTGTCGGGATTTTCTATATTCTGCTAACAACGGAGAATGGGATTCTGAATGAGCTGCTTTATCGGATTACCGGCGAAAAAATAGCCTTCCTGCTGGAAGCGGAATGGTTCCGGACGATGATTATCACCCAATCGATCTGGAAGGAAATCGGCTGGGGAACGGTTATATTCCTGGCTGCCCTGGCCGGAGTCGATCTGCAGCAGTATGAAGCGGCACGGATTGACGGAGCCAGCCGCTGGCGCCAGCTGTGGCATATTACACTGCCGGCGATACGCAGCACAATCATCATCCTGTTTATTTTGCGGCTGGGCAATTTCCTGGATTCCGGGTTTGAGCATATCTTCCTGATGATTACGCCGACCAACCGCGAGGTGGGGGAAGTATTCGATACCTACGTGTATACCAAAGGGATGACCCAGGCCCAGTACAGCTACAGTGCGGCGGTCGGATTGTTCAAATCGGCAGTAGGGCTGGTCCTGGTATTAGGGTCCAACTGGCTGGCCAAAAAATTCGGAGAAGAAGGGGTCTACTGA
- a CDS encoding carbohydrate ABC transporter permease, producing MLQDKTIGNRIFDIINYTLLILIALVCVLPFVYVLAVSFTSPAEVARGGLILWPKEWSLASYRYIFSTDTLFRSMLVSIYITVVGTFINLLFTSLMAYPLAKATLRGRQFILLAVLFTMLFGGGMIPTYFVVKAMGLTNSLWSLMIPNAISAFNLIVLKNFFQQIPDGLEDSARIDGCTDVGVLFRIVLPLSMPAMATFGLFYAVGHWNQFFSAILYINDSRLYPIQVLLRQIVILAQGSIGDTSIDNLEIQPLTIRMAVIVFATVPILLVYPFLQKHFAKGVMLGSVKG from the coding sequence ATGCTTCAAGATAAAACCATCGGTAACCGGATTTTTGACATTATCAATTACACGCTGTTAATTCTGATCGCTCTGGTCTGCGTGCTGCCCTTTGTATATGTGCTGGCGGTTTCCTTTACCAGTCCGGCAGAAGTCGCGAGGGGCGGGTTAATTCTGTGGCCGAAGGAATGGTCACTGGCCTCATACCGGTATATTTTCTCAACGGATACGCTGTTCCGCAGCATGCTGGTGTCCATCTACATTACGGTAGTGGGGACTTTCATCAACCTGCTGTTCACTTCACTTATGGCCTATCCGCTGGCAAAAGCAACACTCAGAGGCCGCCAGTTTATTCTGCTTGCTGTACTGTTCACCATGCTGTTCGGCGGGGGCATGATTCCTACATACTTCGTAGTCAAGGCGATGGGGCTGACGAACAGCCTGTGGTCGCTGATGATTCCGAATGCGATCAGTGCCTTTAACCTGATTGTGCTTAAAAATTTCTTTCAGCAGATTCCTGACGGCCTGGAGGATTCGGCACGGATCGACGGCTGCACCGATGTAGGCGTGCTGTTCAGGATTGTGCTGCCGCTCTCGATGCCGGCGATGGCTACCTTTGGACTGTTTTATGCGGTCGGTCACTGGAACCAGTTCTTCAGCGCCATCCTGTATATCAACGACAGCCGGCTGTACCCGATTCAGGTGCTGCTCCGCCAGATCGTAATTTTGGCACAGGGCAGTATTGGTGACACCTCGATTGATAACTTAGAGATTCAGCCGCTGACCATACGGATGGCCGTCATCGTGTTTGCTACCGTTCCTATTCTGCTGGTCTATCCGTTCCTCCAGAAGCATTTTGCCAAAGGGGTAATGCTCGGATCGGTCAAGGGCTAA
- a CDS encoding AraC family transcriptional regulator — translation MSKYLLKLLAYSLVLGILPTVIIGFASYSTASRDMETKVKEMNMQWLDQTQMRVEQILRTTEKSATQFANSSLVRESISSPLSSYNFEAVRQLTKELYNLQSSDAIITQAYLVSLEQNWALGLNVMKPLDQLENYQEFVGNARQPKSIFWYTGVSAPGTEDLYEPVKTITLVHKIPILPRTNEPQGLLVVSIVLSEVQDVMQLSSNVSSRNYILDRTGADILAAGPDKARYAEINSEVLDRLNSDTKRPSGILNTKLDGKEAAVMYRSSGYNSWTYISVVDIGEIKKDTRKIAGFTILVCLTILLIVVTLALYGSRRMYLPIRNLLKVARTYGDSDSDQRTPRSRDDLEYIKSSFQSLAGSRDQLEKQMMGQTSHLKEYFVLKLLTGQISENDYLFRSDKYGFPEGWKSLGVLALQIDNLQETRCREEDRELLLYAISNIAQEVLPASLRFPPITLNSSQVTLIATDKEDREAVRKILYEAAECIKLNAEKVLQIKVSIGISNPYVQLTDTVYAYAESLNALKARISLGPEMIIHYGDTGNHAADSHYEYSHLKILEDRVIYAIKEMQPDSASELLGQYLDTLVHKDRPLYEHQTMLLQLASGILRIAQEQGIPVKQVLEGESSLRTIFQLQTREEIIHWFESRLFRPLIRLLTDCSKIQYVKIADRLVNLIHEQYDQDITLEMYSKLLSYHPVYLSRIFKREIGISFSDYLTDYRMKMAKEMLETTDMRIAEISEKIKYKNISSFIRSYKKTYQITPGQYRENMMNGAQE, via the coding sequence TTGAGCAAATACTTGCTGAAGCTGCTTGCCTATAGTCTGGTGCTGGGCATCCTGCCTACTGTCATTATCGGCTTCGCCTCCTATTCTACAGCTTCAAGGGATATGGAGACGAAGGTCAAGGAAATGAATATGCAGTGGCTGGATCAGACGCAGATGCGTGTCGAGCAGATTCTCAGAACTACAGAGAAATCGGCTACCCAGTTTGCCAACTCCTCGCTTGTCAGGGAATCCATAAGCAGCCCGTTATCTTCATATAACTTTGAGGCCGTCCGCCAGCTAACCAAGGAGCTGTATAACCTGCAGTCCAGTGATGCCATTATTACGCAGGCGTACCTGGTCAGCCTGGAGCAGAACTGGGCGCTGGGCCTGAATGTAATGAAGCCGCTGGATCAGCTGGAGAACTATCAGGAATTTGTAGGAAATGCCAGACAGCCGAAGAGCATCTTCTGGTATACAGGGGTATCGGCTCCCGGTACAGAAGATTTATACGAACCAGTGAAAACGATTACATTAGTACATAAAATCCCTATCCTGCCGCGGACCAATGAACCGCAGGGGCTGCTGGTCGTGAGCATTGTTTTATCTGAGGTCCAGGATGTCATGCAGCTGTCCTCCAACGTATCCAGCCGGAATTATATTCTGGACCGGACGGGGGCGGATATTCTGGCTGCCGGACCGGATAAGGCCAGATATGCAGAGATTAACAGCGAGGTGCTTGACCGGCTTAACTCTGATACGAAACGGCCGTCAGGAATATTGAATACGAAGCTGGACGGAAAAGAAGCGGCTGTCATGTACCGTTCCTCCGGCTATAACAGCTGGACCTATATCTCGGTGGTGGATATCGGGGAGATCAAAAAGGATACGCGGAAAATAGCCGGATTTACCATTCTGGTATGTCTGACTATCCTGCTGATTGTCGTTACTTTAGCTTTGTATGGAAGCCGCAGAATGTATTTGCCTATCCGTAATCTGCTTAAGGTGGCGCGGACCTACGGGGATTCCGATTCAGACCAGCGTACCCCGCGCAGCCGGGATGATCTTGAATACATCAAGTCGAGTTTTCAGTCCCTTGCCGGATCACGGGACCAGCTGGAGAAGCAGATGATGGGCCAGACCAGCCATCTGAAGGAATATTTTGTGTTAAAGCTGCTCACCGGCCAGATCAGCGAAAACGACTATTTATTCCGCTCAGACAAATACGGCTTTCCTGAAGGCTGGAAGAGTCTCGGGGTGCTTGCCCTGCAGATTGATAATCTGCAGGAGACCCGCTGCCGGGAAGAGGACCGTGAGCTGCTGCTCTATGCGATCAGCAATATTGCCCAGGAGGTGCTGCCTGCCTCGCTCCGTTTTCCGCCGATCACGCTAAACAGTTCTCAGGTTACGCTGATTGCTACAGATAAGGAAGACAGGGAGGCGGTCAGAAAGATTCTGTATGAGGCTGCAGAGTGTATTAAGCTAAATGCCGAGAAGGTGCTGCAGATTAAGGTGAGCATCGGAATCAGCAATCCGTATGTCCAGCTCACAGATACCGTCTATGCCTATGCGGAAAGCCTCAATGCCCTAAAGGCGCGGATCAGCCTGGGACCGGAAATGATCATTCATTACGGCGATACCGGCAACCATGCAGCAGACAGTCATTATGAATACTCTCATCTGAAAATTCTGGAGGACCGGGTAATCTACGCCATCAAGGAAATGCAGCCGGACAGCGCTTCTGAGCTGCTGGGCCAGTATCTGGACACCCTCGTCCATAAGGACCGCCCGCTGTATGAGCATCAGACCATGCTGCTGCAGCTGGCCTCCGGCATCCTGCGGATCGCCCAGGAGCAGGGAATTCCGGTCAAGCAGGTGCTGGAGGGTGAGAGCAGCCTGAGAACCATATTTCAGCTGCAGACCCGGGAGGAGATTATTCACTGGTTCGAATCCAGACTGTTCAGGCCTCTGATCAGGCTGCTGACAGACTGCTCCAAAATCCAGTACGTTAAAATTGCCGACAGGCTGGTGAACCTGATTCATGAGCAGTACGATCAGGATATTACCCTGGAAATGTACTCGAAGCTGCTGAGCTATCATCCGGTGTACTTAAGCCGTATTTTCAAGCGGGAGATTGGGATCTCGTTCAGTGATTATCTGACGGATTACCGGATGAAGATGGCCAAGGAGATGCTGGAGACGACGGATATGAGGATAGCGGAAATCAGCGAGAAAATAAAATACAAAAATATCAGCTCCTTTATCCGCAGCTACAAAAAAACCTATCAGATTACCCCGGGCCAATACCGGGAGAATATGATGAATGGAGCCCAGGAATGA
- a CDS encoding extracellular solute-binding protein — MKKRMALLMGGALLATSVLSACGSKNEQNAAGGNTDAAKGNTNAPAVEDTSPLELSIAVHQAAEAPAKGNPMEQAIEKYTNTKLSIQWIPNSGYDEKINVMIASGELPKILKVSYVPTIISAMQADVFWEIGPYLKDYPNLAAQPETYYNNIKVDGKLYGLPVFRSVGRAVLQYRKDWFDESAQKVPKTLDEWYNVLKAVAENDPDKNGKKDTYGMMLDKNYNQGVASTLTRFSVMQGGPNKWEADDQGNFTPEFMTDVFNDTLDLFRRLYAEKLINQDFAVTDAQTIDKAYEAGRVAMRISGGNAQTMQTNLVKVVPTAVMDAVALEGPGGIRVPAESGNAGILVLPKSSVQDEAEMKRVMTFLDQLLDKEMVNLINKGIEGTHYSVEGDFTIPLDKDADAKEVKPYRDTLLQRGESYNMDKPMKQTELFQKNNKIVADNEQYVVSNPALTLISNTYTERGSELEQMITDAETKYIMGKIDEAGWNAEIEKWKQAGGSSLMEEYKEAYLKNK; from the coding sequence ATGAAGAAAAGAATGGCGTTACTAATGGGAGGCGCGTTACTGGCCACATCTGTATTGTCGGCATGCGGCAGCAAAAATGAGCAGAATGCGGCGGGCGGCAATACGGATGCGGCTAAGGGTAACACGAATGCACCTGCTGTGGAGGACACTTCACCGCTGGAGCTGTCCATTGCCGTACACCAGGCCGCTGAGGCGCCTGCCAAGGGAAATCCGATGGAGCAGGCTATTGAGAAATATACAAATACCAAGCTGAGTATCCAGTGGATTCCGAATTCGGGCTATGACGAAAAAATTAACGTTATGATTGCCTCGGGAGAGCTTCCCAAGATCCTGAAGGTCAGCTATGTTCCAACCATTATCAGTGCCATGCAGGCTGATGTGTTCTGGGAGATTGGACCTTATCTGAAGGATTATCCGAACCTTGCTGCCCAGCCTGAGACTTACTATAACAATATTAAAGTGGACGGAAAGCTATATGGACTGCCGGTATTCCGCAGTGTAGGCCGTGCTGTTCTGCAGTACCGCAAGGACTGGTTCGATGAATCCGCCCAGAAGGTTCCAAAGACGCTGGATGAGTGGTATAACGTGCTGAAGGCTGTAGCGGAGAATGACCCGGACAAGAACGGGAAGAAGGATACCTACGGAATGATGCTGGATAAGAACTACAATCAGGGTGTAGCTTCGACCTTAACCAGATTTTCTGTTATGCAGGGCGGCCCGAATAAATGGGAGGCCGATGATCAGGGAAACTTCACTCCTGAGTTCATGACCGATGTATTTAACGATACTCTGGATCTATTCAGACGACTGTATGCCGAGAAGCTGATCAATCAGGATTTTGCTGTAACGGATGCCCAGACCATCGATAAGGCATATGAAGCAGGCCGGGTAGCTATGCGCATCTCCGGGGGCAATGCCCAGACCATGCAGACCAATCTGGTGAAGGTCGTGCCTACCGCCGTTATGGATGCGGTTGCACTGGAAGGGCCTGGCGGAATCCGTGTTCCTGCCGAGAGCGGAAATGCCGGAATATTAGTATTGCCGAAGTCCTCTGTTCAGGATGAAGCGGAAATGAAACGGGTGATGACGTTCCTCGACCAGCTGCTCGACAAGGAAATGGTCAATCTGATCAATAAAGGGATCGAAGGGACGCATTACTCAGTAGAAGGGGATTTTACCATTCCACTGGATAAGGATGCTGATGCCAAGGAAGTGAAGCCTTACCGGGATACCCTGCTTCAGCGCGGGGAGTCCTATAACATGGATAAGCCGATGAAGCAGACAGAGCTGTTCCAGAAGAACAATAAAATAGTAGCAGACAACGAGCAATATGTGGTGTCCAATCCGGCCCTTACGCTGATCTCGAATACCTATACAGAACGCGGAAGCGAGCTTGAGCAGATGATTACGGACGCGGAAACCAAGTATATCATGGGCAAAATTGATGAAGCAGGCTGGAACGCCGAAATTGAGAAATGGAAGCAGGCCGGCGGCAGCAGCCTGATGGAAGAGTATAAGGAAGCGTATCTGAAAAACAAATAA